The following are encoded in a window of Geoalkalibacter ferrihydriticus DSM 17813 genomic DNA:
- a CDS encoding methyl-accepting chemotaxis protein encodes MSVAGKNIDRKILYTLGGLGLGILAPIGWILLRPLLFWAPGVGYWEQVGRALLAGGESLALFLYMGGGTAVVLGCFGFFIGKSSQQIHERAQRLNELNQEVAVQKKEFERRFHDLNASIKSFHGINANIQKTIVADEVLDLAAEGLHSILGYDRVNVFMVDSSRESLDWVACRGGAAAPAQRPVIPLDRRAGALFLAYNDGRIILVDNVRSMPPEYRLEPPLRDIPQLRSRSFILCPIVVNEEVLGLFAVDNKSKQKTLDETDVDTVKLFADQVSAALTKINLIGAVEALIRELTHTFDDFSRYREDYSRQVSSLKRATASTAASIAEIAGGADVVRDAVSSTQSASTEISVSIEEVSQNMKLLTDFMENSISAMTEISTTIRSVEENGAISQQMSETVQKQAEEGVGSVTNTMEGLKGIALAVQDAATVIETLSQKSQQIDSITTVINEITQKTNLLALNAAIIAAQAGEQGRSFGVVAEEIRGLSQETSSSTGAITQIIQEIQDSTHKAVGHIGKTRDWVQKGLDMGRGTETSLRQILDSSVKAMGMAREIRSATQEVAHSAEYVTKSIEELGEMAGQVSMAFREQAQGSHSIVKSIEEITNMADDMVVATAKQEKDTREIESGVDSVQQMATRIFSEMEDRRKQSAEVVERLERLKQA; translated from the coding sequence ATCGGCTGGATTCTGTTACGCCCGCTGTTGTTCTGGGCTCCCGGCGTCGGCTACTGGGAACAAGTCGGCAGGGCCCTTCTCGCCGGCGGGGAAAGTCTCGCGCTGTTTCTGTACATGGGGGGCGGCACGGCCGTAGTGCTTGGCTGCTTTGGGTTTTTTATCGGAAAGTCGAGCCAGCAGATTCACGAGCGCGCCCAGCGACTCAATGAACTCAACCAAGAGGTCGCGGTGCAAAAAAAAGAATTTGAGCGGCGCTTCCATGACCTGAATGCCAGTATAAAAAGCTTCCACGGCATCAACGCCAATATTCAGAAAACCATCGTTGCCGATGAGGTTCTGGATCTTGCCGCGGAAGGTCTGCACAGCATTCTCGGGTATGACCGTGTTAATGTCTTCATGGTCGACAGTTCCCGCGAAAGCCTCGACTGGGTCGCCTGTCGCGGGGGCGCCGCCGCGCCAGCCCAGCGGCCCGTTATTCCACTGGACCGGCGCGCCGGAGCCCTGTTTCTGGCGTATAACGACGGGCGCATTATTTTGGTTGACAACGTACGCAGCATGCCGCCTGAATATCGCCTGGAACCACCTCTGCGGGATATTCCCCAGTTGCGTTCGCGCAGTTTCATACTCTGTCCCATCGTTGTTAACGAAGAGGTGCTCGGTTTGTTCGCGGTGGACAACAAGAGCAAGCAGAAGACCCTGGATGAAACCGATGTGGATACCGTCAAGCTTTTTGCCGATCAGGTTTCGGCGGCTTTGACCAAAATCAACCTGATCGGGGCGGTTGAAGCGCTGATTCGTGAATTGACCCACACCTTCGACGATTTTTCCAGGTATCGTGAGGATTACTCGCGCCAGGTTTCCAGCTTGAAGCGGGCGACGGCCTCCACCGCTGCGTCCATTGCCGAAATTGCAGGCGGCGCAGATGTCGTGCGCGATGCGGTCAGTAGCACCCAGTCCGCTTCGACGGAAATTTCCGTGTCCATCGAAGAGGTTTCACAGAACATGAAACTTCTTACGGATTTTATGGAGAACTCCATCTCTGCCATGACCGAGATCAGCACCACCATCCGCAGCGTCGAGGAAAACGGCGCCATATCCCAGCAGATGTCCGAGACCGTGCAGAAGCAGGCGGAAGAGGGGGTCGGCTCGGTTACCAACACTATGGAGGGTCTCAAAGGCATTGCCTTGGCCGTGCAGGATGCCGCAACGGTTATCGAAACCCTGTCGCAGAAGAGTCAGCAGATCGACAGTATCACCACGGTCATCAATGAAATCACCCAAAAGACCAACCTGCTGGCTCTCAACGCCGCGATTATCGCAGCTCAGGCCGGAGAGCAGGGGCGCTCCTTTGGCGTGGTGGCTGAAGAAATCCGTGGTCTTTCACAGGAAACCTCCAGCTCGACGGGAGCCATCACCCAGATTATCCAGGAGATTCAGGATTCTACCCACAAGGCGGTAGGGCACATCGGCAAAACCCGCGATTGGGTGCAAAAAGGCCTGGACATGGGGCGTGGGACCGAGACCTCTCTGCGTCAGATTCTGGATAGCTCCGTCAAGGCCATGGGCATGGCGCGCGAAATCCGCAGCGCAACCCAGGAAGTGGCTCACAGCGCCGAGTACGTCACAAAATCCATCGAAGAGCTTGGTGAAATGGCCGGCCAGGTGTCCATGGCTTTTCGCGAGCAGGCCCAGGGCAGCCACAGCATCGTCAAATCCATCGAAGAGATCACCAATATGGCTGATGATATGGTGGTGGCGACCGCCAAGCAGGAAAAAGATACTCGCGAGATCGAATCGGGAGTGGATTCGGTGCAGCAAATGGCGACCCGAATTTTTTCAGAGATGGAAGACCGGCGTAAGCAGAGTGCGGAAGTTGTCGAGCGCCTTGAACGTCTCAAGCAGGCTTGA
- a CDS encoding 50S ribosomal protein L11 methyltransferase produces MEPEDSDRQLTKDKGQRTKDKGQMTKDTYPAFTIGKRFRIIPPDCAAPRDDRINLIIAKGAFGSGEHETSASCIEILEELQEVKKARILDLGSGTGILALAALKLGAEDAVCVDINPDAVRTCEKNCRLNALDQRVRNLAGSLDSIEEKDFDLALANIYGDLLLDFAPELVARVRTGGFLLLSGILWEFNFDVRACYEKLGCRVVQNRMLQEFSTILLQKS; encoded by the coding sequence ATGGAGCCAGAAGACTCGGACCGACAGCTAACAAAGGACAAAGGACAAAGGACAAAGGACAAAGGACAAATGACAAAGGACACCTATCCTGCCTTCACCATCGGCAAACGTTTCCGCATTATTCCCCCCGACTGCGCTGCACCTCGGGACGACCGCATCAACCTGATCATCGCCAAGGGCGCTTTCGGCTCGGGGGAGCACGAAACCAGCGCAAGCTGCATCGAAATCCTCGAAGAGTTGCAGGAGGTCAAAAAGGCGCGCATTCTCGACCTCGGCAGCGGCACGGGCATTCTCGCCCTGGCAGCTCTCAAACTCGGCGCTGAGGACGCCGTCTGTGTCGACATCAATCCGGATGCGGTGCGGACCTGTGAAAAAAATTGCCGACTCAACGCCCTGGACCAGCGCGTGCGAAACCTTGCCGGCAGCCTCGACAGCATCGAAGAAAAGGATTTCGACCTGGCTCTGGCCAATATTTACGGAGACCTGCTGCTTGATTTTGCGCCGGAACTCGTCGCGCGGGTGCGTACCGGCGGGTTCTTGCTGCTTTCGGGAATTTTATGGGAGTTTAACTTTGACGTGCGCGCCTGCTACGAAAAGCTCGGGTGCCGGGTGGTGCAAAATCGTATGTTGCAAGAATTCAGCACCATCCTTCTGCAAAAATCCTGA
- a CDS encoding glycosyltransferase: MNSPQVSILLAVRNEQRFLPAALASLQAQTLRNWELIAVDDGSHDRTAEILQRMVAQDRRIRYFRRPSLGLVAALNFGLARCRASLVARMDGDDLCRPRRLELQTRFLRLHPEVGLVASAVRHFPRLRITDGMRAYEHWQNSLIEQDEILRDLFVESPFAHPSVMLRKRVLQQAGGYQDRPWAEDYDLWLRLAQSGVRFARLPEVLLDWRDRPQRLTRTAQNCSAAAFRAGKIHYLKQSFLHRAQEVTLWGAGLEGKAWRKSLGEAGIGVTRWIEINPRKIGQRIHNAPVVSIEHLHPGGPPLLVTIGSRQARPQVRTWARQKGLKEGVDFMVVT; encoded by the coding sequence GTGAACAGCCCCCAAGTATCCATCTTGCTCGCAGTACGCAACGAGCAGCGGTTTCTTCCGGCGGCCCTGGCCTCTCTGCAGGCACAAACCCTGCGCAATTGGGAATTGATTGCCGTTGACGACGGTTCACATGATCGCACTGCCGAGATTCTGCAGCGCATGGTTGCTCAGGATCGGCGCATCCGCTACTTCCGCCGCCCCTCCCTGGGCCTGGTTGCCGCGCTTAATTTCGGTCTGGCCCGCTGTCGCGCATCCCTGGTGGCGCGCATGGACGGTGATGATCTCTGCCGACCCCGCCGCCTGGAATTGCAGACCCGCTTCCTGCGTTTGCATCCGGAGGTCGGGCTGGTCGCTTCCGCGGTGCGCCACTTTCCAAGGCTGCGCATCACCGACGGCATGCGTGCCTATGAGCACTGGCAAAACAGCCTGATCGAGCAGGATGAAATCCTACGCGACCTGTTTGTGGAATCACCTTTTGCCCATCCGAGCGTCATGTTGCGCAAAAGAGTTTTACAGCAGGCCGGCGGCTATCAAGATCGCCCCTGGGCGGAAGACTATGATTTATGGTTGCGCCTGGCGCAGTCCGGAGTGCGCTTCGCGCGCCTGCCCGAGGTTCTTCTGGATTGGCGTGACCGGCCCCAACGCCTGACCCGCACCGCGCAAAATTGCAGTGCCGCGGCGTTTCGCGCGGGCAAGATTCATTACCTCAAGCAGAGTTTTCTGCACCGCGCCCAGGAAGTGACCCTGTGGGGCGCCGGCCTCGAAGGCAAAGCCTGGCGAAAATCTCTTGGCGAAGCCGGAATCGGCGTAACACGGTGGATTGAAATCAATCCGCGCAAAATCGGCCAGCGTATCCACAACGCCCCGGTCGTTTCCATCGAGCACCTGCACCCTGGCGGCCCACCCCTGCTGGTCACCATCGGCTCGCGTCAGGCGCGCCCCCAGGTCCGCACCTGGGCCCGACAGAAAGGTCTGAAGGAGGGCGTGGATTTCATGGTCGTGACTTGA